The following nucleotide sequence is from Coffea eugenioides isolate CCC68of chromosome 10, Ceug_1.0, whole genome shotgun sequence.
TCCTCTATTTTCAAGCGGGTTGATAGGGAAAGATAATTCGATTGCAAGACATGGGATTCACGGCCTCTATTGGCTATTCAATCTCGACGTTCCCAGCACGTTGCTTGTTTCAGGGAGCAATACAATCAATTTGACTCAGGCAAATGGCACCAGCCCTTTGCAGGGACTCCTGTATGATTATATTCGCTTGGAAGGACCCTAATTATTTTTTCTTGAGATACTCTATTTGAGATCCTTTATAAACTGTTGTTAATTCACGGGGCTTGGCTACTTTGTACCTTTGTTCATTTACTTGGTAAATTACTCGAAATTACTAAAAATTTCAAGCAAAAAAAATTGCTTATATATAcctcttttttttggtttgacAAAATTGCTCAAATGTATTATGTATTCCATGTTGATTACTAGGGTAGTATTCTTGGTTTGATATGATATGAGAGTATTTTAATTTCAGCTACTCTTTgaggtagaatttaatttgTTGCTTATTGAAAAATcgaaattcaagaaacaaaagcaacaagaactttgaaaaaagaaaattgatctTTGAAATCAATTCATAAAATCATGCCCTCAACAAAAATTGATCTTTGAAATCAAAACATAAAATCATGCCCTCCGGGGCTTGGTCTAACCCTGGTTCGAATCTTGCTACCAGCAAGTTATGGAGGGTGGATAATAGTCTGCGGGATTCACTTCCTGCGGGACACaccttaaaaaaaatcaaaacataaAATCACGTGAAATAACCGAACAAGACCACCATTTAAACTCCAAATCCGTGGTAAGAGAGACAATAATGCCTTTACTCTCTGCtttaaagaaaagaatcagtTTTGCATCCAAAATTTATAACCACAGTTAATTTTCTGTTTCAAATACTTCTAGTGTGTATGTATTGACTCCTTTGATTGGGAATAAGTAGAGTGgtcataattttattaattaattttgatgattaaatttaaaaaaaaaaaacgttgaGTCACTTCTACAATCAAATAATATATGAGAGGAAGCCAAGTAAAACAATGCGCATATTGTAACAAAGGCAAGGATGTTAAAGAAAAACCTAAAGTCAGCAAAATTTGATTGGATGTTTGGTGGCTGCTTGCTTTTGAGATGATCATAGATTCTAGAGGATGAAAGTATGCCACGCGAGGTGAGGAAGATAAGAATCAATTATGAAGCTCGGCTCCTATCAATAGGTCATTATACGAGATTTCTTCTAAATTTATATGAGTGTGCATATTACGCATCCATTTAGCTCGATGATAATTCAGTTCCTATCGATTTCTTTAAGTTTCGTTGAGCCTCTCCCTCTCTAGTGTAAATTGGAATAAAAGTAGGAATAAATTAAATTAGCTGTTGCCCtctggttaaaaaaaaaaaaccatgaaGCTTGGACAATGTACTAATGACTAATGATGTTAAATTGGAGCATGCGTGCATAAAAAGGCTGGCTTTTACGTTATTGACCTGTCAGGGCATCAAAAGGATTGAAATGGGTGATATATATATTGTTGACACAAtaattgttattttatttttatttctactCTATACTAAAGGTTACGGGTGAATTTGAAAAGATCATTGGAAAACTCAGAAATGACTGAATGATCTTTTCTTTGGTAGGGAAAGATCCAAAAAGATTATCTGGACGACCTTTCGAACCAGACAGGGTGCTGGTTCAATGTCTAGAAATCCTAATTTGAAATCATTGAGAAGATACATTTGGTTCTTTATAGAAAACGTATGACGTATCCAGTTTGAGGTCACGAGCAATTTGGAACAATTTATTGCCGAGATTGGTTCGGATTACAaaagctattttttttttccagtattcacttttttctttttaatgtaTAAAATCACTAGTTCATtcgaaaaggaaaaaagcaaGGGAAAGATGTGGGACAGTGTAACCCTTATGCGAAATTTCATGGAAGCTGTTTTTTGGATTGATGTAGATTTCTCAAAAAGTTGATTAATCGCTATCAACAAAAGCTTGTAGTAAGATATTGTTGCCTATTGAAAAATCTaaattcaagaaacaaaagcaacaagaacaaggaaaaaataaaaacaaattaatttttgaaatcagGACCTAAAATCATGTGAAACAACCAAACAAGAACACCATTTAGGCTCCAAATCCATGGTGAGAGACAATCCCTTCAATGTCTACtttaagccaaaaaaaaaaaaaatttataactaCAGTCAAGTTTCTGTTTCAACTACTTTTACTGCGTACTGGTTGACTACTTTAATTCTGTTTCCTCGATGAGCTGTCCTGATTTGATATAAATTTCACAGAACATTAATGTTTTGTGTCATGAAAAGAATCATTTCCTTGTTCGTATCATAAATTTCCTGGATGcccaaatcaatttttttcaGCCCTGAAATTTTCCCATTCCTATTTGCATGTATAAAGGTAAAAAAAACTGATGAATCTGTTTTGGTTTTACAGAAAGAGCCAACCAGCACCTTGAATGAGCCTATGGCTGCCACAGGAGTTCAGTTGCATATTGAAGCTGatcatgtaattttttttcccttcttcctcGTTAATCTGTGTTCAGATAGcagaaatgaaacttttcttctGATGTCAATGCGATTATCATTACTTCTTGCAGGCTGTCATAGATAATGGTATAGTAAAAGTCACGTTATCAAATCCTGGGGGACTCTTGAGAGGAATAGAGTATGGTGGAATTGACAACGTGCTGGAACTTAACAACCAAGATTTGAATGGAGGGTATAATCTTGATTTTGTGGACGTAGAGAATATATTTGAGCACATTTTTATGGATGCAGATGCATCAGAAAGGATCAACCATTTCTATTTCTTGTGCTGTTTTCTGTTTTATGCCTTCATCCAACTATTAGCAagtcttattttctttttgttgtaaATGAAATACAACTGAACTCTCAACTATTGCAACCTTGAAGGACTAATGCTTGATGCTTATGGAAATAACAGGTTCTGGGACCTCAACTGGAGTGAAGCAGGAAGTCCAGGCACCAGGGGTAAATTTGATACGTATGTCTTCCCTGATACTcaccttttttttccctctctgaTTCCCTGCAGTATGCATGAGCTTATTTCTGCTAGAAGCAGTtaatttttattctttcttgCTTCTCCTACTGCGTTCCTTTCTGGGTTAGAGTAGATAAGCCAAATTGAGCTTTCGGTTCTTTTCTCTTTGTAATATACCTTCAAATTTAGGCCATAAAGGTAGTATTAGGGGGAAACCCCATATGTGCTATTAAATCAGGAAAATATTTGAGCTTGTCTGTTTCTATGCATTCTTTTCTGCCAGTCAAAaccaaaaatcaaagtgattATACAGATGAGTATAATACATAACTCTACCAATTTTAcatggggaaaaaaaataactttttgtTGTTTTGCAGGATAGAAGGAACAAGTTTAAAGGTTATAGTGCAAACAGAGGATCAGGTTGAGCTCTCATTCACAAGAATCTGGAGCCCTTCAGTGAAAGGAGATCAGGCTCCTTTATCTATAGATAAAAGGTATTACTTGTAGTCACTAACTTCCATTCATAATTTATCATTCTGATTCGTTATGGTCACAGTGGAAGATGATTGTTGATAAAGAATTATTTGTAGGTTTGTGGTGCTTCGTGGTTTCTCTGGTTTTTACTCCTATGCCATATTTGAACACTTAAAGGACCTGCCTGGTTTCAATCTCAACACAACCAGGATTGCCTTCATGCTTAGGAAAGACAAgtaagatatttcatccatctTTCCTATCgtccgaaaaaaaaaaaccatgaaaTGGGATTTGTTAAAACACTCTAATTTGAAGTGGAGGAAAACTTTATATGATTTGTGCACAGATGAAATGAGTCAAATGAAAAATGCAGATCCTAAACCATCACAGTTTTACCTGGAAAACAACTTTTGCCaaatagaaaaatcttcattgatgattatttaACATTTAGCTACACAGGACTACTGTGTGACAATGGTGCTTTTACATGCCAGGTTTCACTACATTGCCATAACTGACACCAGGCAAAGATTTATGCCACTTCCTGATGACAGGCTACCACCAAGAGGACAACAATTGGCCTACCCAGAAGCTGTGCTTCTTGTTGATCCAATAGAGCCAGAATTCAAAGGACAGGTACATCTGAGATTGGCCATAATGTTCTCCTAAAGTAAATTGACCGTCTAGCCTGTTTATTCCATTGATCACCTTCTATGCAGGTGGATGACAAGTATCAATACTCACTTGAGAACAAAGATAATCGAGTTCATGGATGGATATGTTTTGATCCACCTGTTGGCTTCTGGCAAATTACTCCCAGCAATGAGTTTCGAACTGGAGGACCACCCAAACAAGACCTAACCTCCCATGTCAATCCAACCACCCTAGCTGTAAGTTGCTGATGATGAAGGATTTTGCTGTTGGCTTTGAACAATTTTAGTTGCATCACTGATGGAGAAAAATTACACATGGTTTGTAAATAGAGCATGCAGCTTCAAGCAATACATTTCATGTAGTCAAAGCAATAATATTCGACAGCTGAATGCGTCACACTTGTTTCTTTTTCTGTATTAAACTAGACTTAAGAAAATTTCAGGAGTAAAAGATCTTAAGCTCAAGCTCCAACAAAGTATAGATTATAGTTTTACATATTTGCGTGTACTCCTCTCTCTCACTTATGTCAATTGGTTTCAAGAGCATTCCACCTGTTTTTCGCGACTTTCACTTtcgacccaaaaaaaaaaagataaaacttCAGAATAATTTGTATCAACGGTTCTAATTGTATTTTTGCATCCTGATATTTAGATATTTGTAACTTCACATTATGCTGGGGAAGATCTTATTGTAAAATTTGAAGACGGAGAGGTGTGGAAGAAAGTCTTTGGACCTGTTTGTATATATCTTAATTCTGCGCCAAAGGGAGCAGAAGCACAAGATCTGTGGGACAATGCCAAAGAACAGGTGAGGCCTTGGCCCAATAAATTGCGTGACAATTTTTGATTTCTATATGAGGTGCTAGTTAAATTGATTTCCAGATGAACAAAGAAGTCCAGTCATGGCCTTACACATTCCCAGCCTCCGAAGATTTCCCTAAGACTGATCAGAGGGGAACAGTTAGGGGTAATTTGCTAGTACAAGACAGGTTTGCATCATATGTTAGTTATAATCATATTAGTTTGTAGATAACGTTTTGCAAACTTGGTTATACAATCTACTAGTTTTGTCAATTCAGATTACAGATTCATGCTATTAAGTAATCTCTTTTCAAAGGGTGTGTAGCTCGATGTATATACTTGTATTAGTCATTCTAAATATATAAACAGTAGTATTACTAGAAATATAGTCATGCTTAGCAATAAACTTATTCTGAACTGAGTAGGTGTGTTAACAAGGAAGCTATGCCAGCAGCAGGCGCATATGTTGGGTTAGCACCCCCTGGAAATGCCGGGTCCTGGCAGAGGGAGAACAAGGTATTTAGTCTTGAAAACCATGTCAGATTATCAGTCCTTCTGAAACTTAGGTTGTATTTTCTTAGTTCAAATCAGGTGCTGATAGTTGTGGCATTTTCTAACTCTACCAGGGCTATCAATTTTGGACAACAGTCGACCAAAGTGGCTCATTTGCCATTAGCCATATACGTCCTGGTGACTATAACCTTTATGCTTGGGTGCCTGGATTTATTGGAGACTATGAGTATGATGCTGCAATCAGCATATCACCAGGTCTCAAATAATTTGAATGAACTTTGAATTGGAATTTATGACATTGTTCTGACCAGTGGCATAATTCTTAAAGCAGGGTCCAACATTGATGTTGGTGAGCTCGTTTATGAGCCTCCAAGAGATGGTCCTACATTGTGGGAGATCGGCATTCCTGATCGCTCTGCTGCAGAATTTTATGTTCCTGATCCAAATCCAAAGTATATCAATCCACTTTATGTTAATCATCCAGATAAGTGAGTTCTTCTTCCTGCTTGTACAAGTATGCATATCCAAGTCCGGTAAGTGGCTACTCATCAAGCCATTATACCCTATACGTCAAAAAAAGAACAGCTGGACTATTACTTATTTACTTCTTGCTTGAAGAGTTGGTGCTTAACTATTTTCATGCATGGAGACTAATGGAAAACTCCATATCTTGACATTATTTCTGTCATTGCATATCAATTCCTGACAATTATCTCCTTTTGCAGGTTCAGGCAGTACGGATTATGGGAGAGATATGCAGAACTATACCCTGAAGAAGACTTGGTCTACACTGTCGATGTCAGTGACTATAAGAAAGACTGGTTCTTTGCTCAAGTTAACAGGTGATCCAGCCATTTGATTCCAATTGCAAATAATCGAAATCTTAACAAAAAGGATTACCTTTTCTTTTTACAAGAACTCCACATCTGTTAGTAAAATGGTGGTTATAGTTGCACTATATTAATTTGGATCAGTCTGGctcaccaaaacaagaaaattcttcaacatGGCTAACTAGATCAGTTCCGAAGTACTTGTAGAAATGAAGTCTTTATACATATTAATTAAGTTTCTGGTCTACAAAACCATTGATCAACTCTATATTAATTCCCTTATGGTTGTTGTGTAGGAAAGTAGGTGAGGGCACCTATAAGAGCACAACTTGGCAAATCAAGTTCAAGATCGACAATGTTGATCAAACTGAAACCTATAAGTTGAGGATTGCACTTGCATCTGCACACAATTCTGACTTGCAGGTAATATTCATTCTTTCATGTGTTTATCATGTGAATGCAAAGACCTAATACACACCAGCAAATTGCAGTCCAGAGGGCAAAGGGACCCTTAATCTACTTTTTTGACTCATTACTAAACCTTGAGACTAAAGTTTGACATTTCTTTGAAGGTTCGGGTCAATGATGAAATGGCAAATCCACCTTTGTTTTCAAGTGGAGTAATTGGTACAGACAATGCGATAGCAAGGCATGGAATTCATGGCCTATATTGGCTGTTCAATATTGACATACCAGGTTCTGAACTCTTGGAAGGGGATAATACTATCTTTTTGACACAAGCAAAAAGCAGCAGTCCTTTCCAGGGAATTATGTATGACTACATTCGTTTGGAAGGACCCTTATCATTGAATCCCTAACAAAATTTAGTGTACATCATCTTGGTATAGAAAGTTTTAACGATCATTATTCATATTTTGTATTGAACCTAAAAGGCTAAAACTGGTTCAGCAACTAGGTCAGATGAAATCATTTTTGATGGAGTTATCCTtatgtttttccattttttccatTCTGCTcttgtttttgcacccttgttGAGGGAATAATTCTCACTGTATTCCTGTAGCTATACAACTTGATGTCCTACGGAAAGGTACAACTGTCTGGTTTTCCCTAGGCAATTATGCATTATAGTTGATTCCAAACATGGATTTGAATTGGTGTGCTTAAAGTGGCAACTAACACTCCCTAAAACAAAAGTGCTTACACCTACAATCCCTAAAATCAAGATTCATACTCTTTACTGTATATATAGCAATGATAATaatgattgtttcttttttctgccTAAAGCATACTAACCACTTTTCAACATTTAGCTATAGTGGTGTGCTTATATTGGCAGCTAACGAGTTCAATGTGCATGAAGTGGCAAATGATTCAATATTGTGTAATCTGTAGCTGGTAAACCGCTGCAATGATTGTGCTTGTAATAGAAAGAAAGGGCTGATGGGAACTGGAAAGAATTTGCAAATCtatctgtttggattgtaagttatttgggatatttttactgtagcactttttgtgatgtgatgtatgtgagataaaaagatattgggaagataaaaaggtgtattagaaattgtaaagatgatgtaagcaaataaaattggggaaatatgaaacaatccaaacaaaccattTTAAGACTTGTGTAATGTTCAAACATTCTTTTCTTGTCACTAGTAATAGTTCACGTGCTTTTGTACGTGATTGTAATatcttaaaatatattattttttagatactaaaaattttttatgaaaatttaATCATCAATATCATAGTatagtatttttatgtttttttttaagttagttacttttaaaaattttattaaatgaaaAGAGACTGAAAACATTCTAATGTAATTGACATAGTTCTTTaggattgaatttggaattaTGAAGCAAACACTTGTTGATTTATAGCTTGAACTCTAACATATAAAATATTGATAACATCATATTTTACCAAAATTATTGTATATTCATGATTCTATTGCATATAAACCACAATCATCACAATTTTTTGCAAACGAAGAATATaattaagttaaaaaaataaacatatatgtAATTTGAATTCTTTGTATTACGTTAattctatttttgtcaataatggAATATAAATGATACACCAGGTAAAGTTTTTTTGGCTTGCACATTCTGAcaattaaaattttatacatAGAGATAGTtggagtttttctattttttttcttttattcataTTATTAGCAAAATATCCAATGtgaagcaaaagcaaaaaagTCTACTTTTTTCATATGAGCacaatattttttgttttagtatCAGTTTTTTTTTATGACCAAGGAATTGGAATGAGAATTGCGGCTAATTAacaattttaatattaattttttgtatgttgcagtttttttttaattccaacTTTTAATCCATAACCGATATCATTATTATCAATTATTGGAATGCACTAAATCTGTCTAATTACAATTGTCACCATAAATgaaatttacttaattttaaatctttttatttcataacCGTTTCCATTATTCACTAATATTACAAtacaataaatatatgtaatcaTTAGAAAAATAAAGGTATTTTGGACCTCACTAAAAACAATTTggatatcattttcattttatcattCTTCATTTTAAATGTACTCTTATTATAATTCTAATTTTATCATTGGAAATGGCTTCTGGCTTGatgtttggatttgatttgctcaaaccaatacaaatgaagcatTACTATATTATTGTCAATAACAATGTTTGTCTTCCTCTGAATATCAATGATTTGGATGTTGTCTTTGTAATTATTGTATTCTACCTTTTtaattcatttgctatttactttatgtcattttataatagttttcaattttttttaaaattgttcTTGTTTTGATCGGTTGTTATTAATGATAATACTGGTTTGTATGGTGCTCtttcagatttctttttttaGTTTAATACTGCTATTTCAGTTATAAAGGTGTCATCATTTTTTGTATATTGAAATTCCATCGggtgtaaaatgaaaaattCTTCATAGTGGTAAAAAGTGCATAATTGTAAATACTTGTGATATTTGTGTGAAGATATACATATTAAAAAGGGTTCTCTTCTCCTGGtatgtttcttcattttctagggagtatctattttttgaaattaaccTCTTTTTTACAATCTCAACTACTTACTAATGAGAAAATTTTCATGCttcaattaaaaaattttgatacGTATAATAACTTGAGATGGAGTCCAACAGTAGGTAAATAGTTTTTAATGAtcaatttttaattataattatcaaTACTATTAAGATGTAATCAATTGTagtgtttcattttttttaattagtgcCAGTCACATTAAAATGTAATAATTCTAAGTAAAAGACATGAAGGTAATTTAGgaataacaaaaactaagataaaaaaGTACTCACACTTACACTCCCTAATACCAAGATTCATACTTTTTTATATATTACTGATAgtgattgtttcttttttctgccTAAAGCATACAAACCACTTTTCAACATTTAGCTATTTTATATTCCGTATGACGCTTCCAGCTCCACATTTGGCTATTCGTTGTCGTTGAAGATAGAGTTGTCGTTGACGTTAAGGGAAAAACTGGAATGAGAAAATACTCCTCCAGCATAATAAAAGCAACCGATTCTTGACTACTGAATAAGCCTGAAGCAGACTCAAGTCTAGTGGCTATCGTGCATCAAAAGTTATGATATTACGTTTGCTTTTCGATCTACAAAATTTTGCATTCTTAATCTCATATATTTTCTTCAACTGGAGAGAAATATAGGGCCCTGAGGTGTCAGGTGGTGGTCTGGGAAAGAGGTCTATGGCTGCAGCGGTTCAACTGCGTATTCAAGATGATCAAGTATTGTATATCATTTTACTATtgtatatataattttttatcgAGTTATTCCAATATATTATGGTATAAAAAGTTCATCTTTTTGCACATTATTCCGTCTACTTGTCTAAGATATCAAACATTACTTTAGACTCTTCCACTTCCATTTGACTCATTGTCAGGAAATTTGGAAGTATCCATGTTCACAACCATGAAAGTTTAGAAAAACTGCAAGAGAAAGGGAAAGTTTGTTGAGTAGGAGTGGGTGTAGATTTACATTAGAAAGCTTCAAAATTCAAAGAACTGAAGAAGTTAGATTTGGTATCTAGGATGTTCAGAAAGTTACATATATATGAGATGCTTGTTGCTGCATTGCTGAGGGGAAAGCCAAGAAAGAATCAATAGCATACAAGTTTATAATCTCCATCATAATCTTAATTCGGCTGTGGATCGATGACTTAATTAGCTGTACATGTTAATATCCACAGATGATCAGAAAGAACTGAAGAAGTTAATATTAGAAAGCTTCAAACTTCAAAGAACTGAAGAAGTTAGATTTGGTATCTAGGATGTTCAGAAAGTTACACATATATGAGATGCTTGTTGCTATATTGCTGAGGGGCTTTAGATGCGGGAAAGCCAAGAAAGAATCAATACCATACAAGTTTATAATCTCcatcataattttaattctgcTGCGGATTGATGACTTAATTAGCTGTACATGTTAATATCCACAGATGATCAGTACTATCTTCCATACAGGTGGTGTTAACTAATGGAATACTCCAACTCACTCTAACAAATCCAGGGGGGAATCTCATTGAAATCCAGTATTGTGGAATTGACAATTTGCTTGAGCTTAGTAATCCAAACTTGAAAGGAGGGTAAGCTAAGCTATTCCTAATGCTAAGTTACTGGACTATAATAGAAATAAAGTACGAGACCTTGTTGAGATTTAACTTCTTCTATCGAGTCAACAGATTCTGGGACCTGAACTGGAGTGAAGCTGGAAGTGCAGGGACAAGAGGAAAATTTGATACGTAAAATTCTGCTTCCGTGACCCTCGCATTCTTTATTCTTCGATTGATCTTTCAAAATCATATATTTACCACACAGATCATGATCCCATATGCATCTTATGCAATGGTTTAAGGATGATTTCCAAGAGTTGATGCTGAGTTGCATGGAAATAAATGAGTATAACACAATGGTTCACAATCTAATGATTTGATTATTGTGCAGAATTGAAGGAACCACTTTCAGAGTTGTGGTTGAAACCGATGAACAAGTGGAGCTTTCTTTCACAAGGATGTGGGATCCTTCGCTTCAGGGTGATCATGCCCCATTAAGCATAGACAAAAGGTGCATTCTTGTTCTAAAACAGCACACGAGAGTAAAAGACAGAATTTTGACTCTATTCTGATAAAAATTGTAGGTTCATATTGTTTCGTGGTTGCTCAGGCTTCTACTCTTATGCCATTTATGAACGCAATGAGGATATGCCTGCATTCAACCTCAACGAGACCAGGATTGCTTTCATGCTCAATATACAAAAGTAGCCTTACCTGCAGATTTTTACTTGTTTCTCTAAATACTTTTATCTTAGCTCACATGTCTCACTGAATATGTATTCTGAACATAAATGAGTAACTCAGCATCAAAATCTAGTTTTCTGTTACCAATTAAATGCCTTGATTACGGAAATGAACAACAAACGTTtttccatttcctttttttttctttttgggtgagCGCTAATAACATGACTTAATAGTATTGGCAGTAATGGAGGTTAAGAGGATTAGTTGATGCAGAGACGGATACTGATCAGCAAAAAGATTGAAGTTAACCGCAATTTTATTCTGCATTGCAAACTAGGTTTCGTTACATGGCTATATCAGATGACAGGCAAAGGTACATACCCCTTCCTGATGATAGATTACCTCCAAGGGGTGAAGAACTTGCTTTTCCGGAAGCTGTCAGACTTGTCGATCCTATCGAACCAGAATTTAAAGGAGAAGTACTCAATCAAATCTGATTTCTTAAACAACATCACTGCTCTCTGAACCAAAATTGAAAGCAGTTTCTTTGTTCTACCACTTTTTCCACATATCTGATCCTTGGTTTCATTATGACATAATGTCATGTCTATACTGAGTACTATCCACTGATGAGCAGGTCGATGACAAGTACGAGTACTCATGTGAGAACAAAGATAATCAAGTGCATGGATTTATTTGCCTTGAACCACCAGTAGGATTCTGGCAAATTACTCCAAGCAATGAGTTCAGGACTGGAGGGCCAACCAAGCAGGACCTCACCTCTCATGTCAACCCAACCACCCTTGCTGTATGTAACTAACTTACAATCTAATCCTATTAACAGCTGACAGAGTGATCCAAACCAAGATAGTATT
It contains:
- the LOC113750214 gene encoding probable rhamnogalacturonate lyase B isoform X2, with amino-acid sequence MPKSIFFSPEIFPFLFACIKVKKTDESVLVLQKEPTSTLNEPMAATGVQLHIEADHAVIDNGIVKVTLSNPGGLLRGIEYGGIDNVLELNNQDLNGGFWDLNWSEAGSPGTRGKFDTIEGTSLKVIVQTEDQVELSFTRIWSPSVKGDQAPLSIDKRFVVLRGFSGFYSYAIFEHLKDLPGFNLNTTRIAFMLRKDKFHYIAITDTRQRFMPLPDDRLPPRGQQLAYPEAVLLVDPIEPEFKGQVDDKYQYSLENKDNRVHGWICFDPPVGFWQITPSNEFRTGGPPKQDLTSHVNPTTLAIFVTSHYAGEDLIVKFEDGEVWKKVFGPVCIYLNSAPKGAEAQDLWDNAKEQSWPYTFPASEDFPKTDQRGTVRGNLLVQDRCVNKEAMPAAGAYVGLAPPGNAGSWQRENKGYQFWTTVDQSGSFAISHIRPGDYNLYAWVPGFIGDYEYDAAISISPGSNIDVGELVYEPPRDGPTLWEIGIPDRSAAEFYVPDPNPKYINPLYVNHPDKFRQYGLWERYAELYPEEDLVYTVDVSDYKKDWFFAQVNRKVGEGTYKSTTWQIKFKIDNVDQTETYKLRIALASAHNSDLQVRVNDEMANPPLFSSGVIGTDNAIARHGIHGLYWLFNIDIPGSELLEGDNTIFLTQAKSSSPFQGIMYDYIRLEGPLSLNP
- the LOC113750214 gene encoding probable rhamnogalacturonate lyase B isoform X1, whose product is MPKSIFFSPEIFPFLFACIKVKKTDESVLVLQKEPTSTLNEPMAATGVQLHIEADHAVIDNGIVKVTLSNPGGLLRGIEYGGIDNVLELNNQDLNGGFWDLNWSEAGSPGTRGKFDTIEGTSLKVIVQTEDQVELSFTRIWSPSVKGDQAPLSIDKRFVVLRGFSGFYSYAIFEHLKDLPGFNLNTTRIAFMLRKDKFHYIAITDTRQRFMPLPDDRLPPRGQQLAYPEAVLLVDPIEPEFKGQVDDKYQYSLENKDNRVHGWICFDPPVGFWQITPSNEFRTGGPPKQDLTSHVNPTTLAIFVTSHYAGEDLIVKFEDGEVWKKVFGPVCIYLNSAPKGAEAQDLWDNAKEQMNKEVQSWPYTFPASEDFPKTDQRGTVRGNLLVQDRCVNKEAMPAAGAYVGLAPPGNAGSWQRENKGYQFWTTVDQSGSFAISHIRPGDYNLYAWVPGFIGDYEYDAAISISPGSNIDVGELVYEPPRDGPTLWEIGIPDRSAAEFYVPDPNPKYINPLYVNHPDKFRQYGLWERYAELYPEEDLVYTVDVSDYKKDWFFAQVNRKVGEGTYKSTTWQIKFKIDNVDQTETYKLRIALASAHNSDLQVRVNDEMANPPLFSSGVIGTDNAIARHGIHGLYWLFNIDIPGSELLEGDNTIFLTQAKSSSPFQGIMYDYIRLEGPLSLNP